Proteins found in one Misgurnus anguillicaudatus chromosome 3, ASM2758022v2, whole genome shotgun sequence genomic segment:
- the trim35-1 gene encoding tripartite motif containing 35-1, whose protein sequence is MALEEDLSCPVCTELFREPVLLSCGHSYCRGCITDHWTTSRSRSCPVCRQLSPHEPLSNLSLRNACETYLKERRSGKKKDEGLLCHIHGEKVQLFCQTDELPICAECKKHDHSYHKTQTLQQTVRLRKGKLKAALRPIERTLSSLQNGTAQDAKVLKYIQSQTQKTEQKLKEQFKKLHQFLKKDEESRIAALNKEEKGKREKMERRMKGRIQSLSDMIREVEEEIKDDDISFLQNYNSIMNRIEHTDLDPGLCSETLIDVSKHLENLKYTVWEKMKDICPYYPMTLNPNTVAPCFSVSDDLTTVTSCVPQNDPNPLYSNRMVLGNVGYGDGIHTFKIEVGNSRHWTLGVCLEPLSPEDSCWGLRRNGDLYCLLTSQIMFKMNTNPEVVRVKIEDENHLWGRGCRKVSFFDARTNCNFAKITGVPSGKKIFPFVIPEKRSCPLRLVPADVTLTIEQNLSFQERHRGWIDICVWFVFCLYLIFFLKSDTQSK, encoded by the exons ATGGCACTTGAAGAGGATCTGTCGTGTCCCGTTTGTACTGAGCTCTTCCGTGAGCCCGTGTTATTAAGCTGTGGACACAGTTACTGCCGTGGGTGTATTACCGATCATTGGACGACGAGCCGCTCCAGAAGCTGCCCGGTCTGTCGCCAGCTCTCCCCCCACGAGCCTCTCTCCAATCTGAGCCTGCGCAACGCCTGCGAGACGTACCTGAAAGAACGCAGGTCCGGCAAAAAGAAGGACGAGGGACTGCTGTGTCACATACACGGAGAGAAAGTTCAGCTCTTCTGCCAAACAGACGAACTGCCCATATGTGCGGAGTGTAAAAAACACGATCACAGTTACCACAAAACACAGACACTGCAGCAAACTGTGCGCCTGCGCAAG GGGAAGCTTAAAGCAGCTCTACGTCCAATTGAGAGGACCCTATCATCATTACAGAACGGTACAGCACAGGATGCCAAAGTCTTGAAGTACATTCAG TCTCAAACTCAGAAAACCGAACAGAAACTCAAGGAGCAGTTTAAAAAGCTCCATCAGTTCCTTAAGAAAGATGAGGAGAGCAGAATAGCAGCTCTGAATAAAGAAGAGAAAggaaagagagaaaagatgGAGAGAAGAATGAAGGGAAGAATACAGTCACTCTCAGATATGATCAGAGAGGTGGAGGAGGAAATCAAGGATGATGACATCAGCTTCCTTCAG AATTATAACAGCATTATGAACAG AATTGAGCACACAGATCTAGATCCAGGGCTGTGTTCAGAAACTTTAATCGATGTTTCTAAACATCTGGAAAACCTGAAGTACACTGTGTGGGAAAAGATGAAGGACATCTGCCCTTACT ACCCCATGACTCTGAATCCGAACACAGTTGCACCATGCTTCTCAGTATCAGATGATCTAACCACTGTGACCTCGTGTGTCCCTCAAAATGATCCCAACCCTCTGTACAGCAACCGTATGGTCTTGGGAAATGTGGGATATGGTGATGGGATTCACACATTCAAAATTGAGGTGGGAAATAGTCGACACTGGACACTTGGAGTGTGTCTTGAACCTTTGTCCCCTGAAGACAGCTGCTGGGGTCTCCGGCGCAATGGAGACCTGTACTGTTTACTGACATCTCAGATAATGTTTAAGATGAATACAAATCCTGAAGTAGTGAGAGTGAAGATCGAGGATGAAAATCACCTGTGGGGCAGAGGCTGTAGGAAAGTGAGCTTTTTTGATGCTAGGACCAATTGCAATTTTGCAAAAATTACTGGAGTGCCTTCAGGAAAAAAGATCTTTCCATTTGTAATTCCAGAAAAGCGGTCCTGTCCACTGCGATTAGTTCCAGCTGATGTAACTTTGACTattgaacagaacctttccttCCAGGAGAGACACAGAGGCTGGATAGATATCTGTGTatggtttgttttttgtttatatctGATTTTCTTTTTGAAGTCTGACACACAAAGCAAATGA